From Nocardioides sp. HDW12B, the proteins below share one genomic window:
- a CDS encoding isocitrate lyase/phosphoenolpyruvate mutase family protein gives MADDTTRTNATTLLRLHQDPTLLTVVNVWDVISARSVAAVEGTRALATASHSIAASLGYEDGENIPVDEMLAAVERIVRATDLPVTADLEGGYGDAAGTVRRAIGLGVVGANIEDQMKPLAEAAAQVEAIMKVASEEGVDFVLNARTDAFVHGKDREPADVLADAVERGKAFLDAGAPVVFVPGKLDEGQIETLVEAFGPQRLTTIGIPGTPALSWQEAHGVARVSYGPLSQNVALTALQELVEDVHRDGGVPSSVRILN, from the coding sequence ATGGCCGACGACACCACCCGCACCAACGCGACGACGCTGCTCCGGCTGCACCAGGACCCCACCCTGCTGACCGTGGTGAACGTCTGGGACGTCATCTCCGCCCGCAGCGTGGCCGCCGTCGAGGGCACCCGTGCGCTCGCCACCGCCAGCCACTCCATCGCTGCCTCGCTCGGCTACGAGGACGGTGAGAACATCCCCGTCGACGAGATGCTCGCCGCCGTGGAGCGCATCGTGCGGGCCACCGACCTCCCCGTCACCGCCGACCTCGAGGGCGGGTACGGCGATGCGGCCGGCACGGTGCGCCGCGCCATCGGTCTCGGCGTGGTGGGCGCCAACATCGAGGACCAGATGAAGCCGCTCGCCGAGGCCGCGGCCCAGGTCGAGGCGATCATGAAGGTCGCGTCCGAGGAGGGCGTCGACTTCGTCCTCAACGCCCGCACCGACGCCTTCGTGCACGGCAAGGACCGCGAGCCCGCCGACGTGCTCGCCGACGCCGTCGAGCGTGGCAAGGCCTTCCTCGACGCCGGCGCCCCGGTCGTCTTCGTGCCGGGCAAGCTCGACGAGGGCCAGATCGAGACCCTGGTCGAGGCCTTCGGCCCGCAGCGGCTCACCACCATCGGCATCCCCGGGACCCCGGCCCTGTCGTGGCAGGAGGCCCACGGCGTGGCCCGCGTCTCCTACGGCCCGCTCTCGCAGAACGTCGCCCTCACCGCGCTGCAGGAGCTGGTGGAGGACGTCCACCGCGACGGCGGGGTGCCCTCGAGCGTCCGCATCCTCAACTGA
- a CDS encoding (Fe-S)-binding protein gives MKVALMVTCVNDAMFPDAGKAVVTLLRRLGVDVEFPEAQTCCAQPMVNTGYLDEAVPVVRTFVDAFAGYDAVVTPSGSCAGSVRHQHSIVARRSGDPALARRVEQTAPRVHELTEFLVDVLGVEDVGASFPHRVTYHPTCHSLRLLGVGDRPTRLLRAVRGLELVELPMAEECCGFGGTFAVKNADVSVAMGSDKARHVRETGAEVLVAGDSSCLMHVGGLLSRQQSGVRVMHLAEVLAATEGAAPSVPPVPPGAAETPAGAGIGGRS, from the coding sequence ATGAAGGTCGCCCTGATGGTCACGTGCGTCAACGACGCGATGTTCCCCGACGCCGGGAAGGCCGTGGTCACGCTGCTGCGCCGGCTCGGGGTCGACGTCGAGTTCCCGGAGGCGCAGACCTGCTGCGCCCAGCCGATGGTCAACACCGGCTACCTCGACGAGGCGGTGCCGGTGGTGCGGACCTTCGTGGACGCCTTCGCGGGGTACGACGCCGTCGTCACGCCGTCGGGGTCCTGCGCCGGCTCGGTGCGCCACCAGCACTCGATCGTCGCCCGCCGCTCCGGCGACCCGGCGCTGGCCCGCCGGGTCGAGCAGACCGCCCCCCGGGTCCACGAGCTGACCGAGTTCCTCGTCGACGTGCTGGGGGTCGAGGACGTCGGGGCGTCGTTCCCGCACCGGGTGACCTACCACCCGACCTGCCACTCGCTGCGGCTCCTCGGCGTGGGGGACCGCCCGACCCGCCTGCTGCGCGCCGTACGAGGCCTGGAGCTCGTCGAGCTGCCGATGGCCGAGGAGTGCTGCGGCTTCGGCGGCACCTTCGCGGTCAAGAACGCCGACGTGTCGGTGGCGATGGGCTCGGACAAGGCCCGCCACGTGCGCGAGACGGGCGCCGAGGTGCTCGTCGCGGGCGACAGCTCCTGCCTCATGCACGTCGGCGGGTTGCTCTCGCGCCAGCAGTCCGGCGTGCGGGTGATGCACCTCGCGGAGGTGCTCGCCGCGACCGAGGGGGCCGCGCCATCCGTGCCCCCCGTGCCACCGGGAGCTGCTGAGACGCCCGCCGGCGCCGGGATCGGGGGTCGGTCGTGA
- a CDS encoding lactate utilization protein C, translating to MSARDEILGRVRSALTTRPEGEVDVPRAYRDAVAPVSGDAMVDLFVERVEDYRATVRRCTVAELEQAVAEAVGQAQAVVPPGLDWQVPGAVADDGQSAAELDGIDVVVTAAAVGIAVTGTIVLDHRPDQGRRALTLVPDHHVCVVRASQVVATVPEAVAALDPARPLTWISGPSATSDIELSRVEGVHGPRRLEVLLVTDA from the coding sequence GTGAGCGCGCGCGACGAGATCCTCGGCCGCGTGCGCTCGGCGCTGACCACCCGGCCCGAGGGCGAGGTCGACGTCCCGCGCGCCTACCGGGACGCGGTCGCCCCCGTCTCCGGCGACGCGATGGTCGACCTGTTCGTCGAGCGGGTCGAGGACTACCGGGCGACCGTGCGGCGGTGCACCGTGGCCGAGCTCGAGCAGGCCGTCGCCGAGGCGGTGGGGCAGGCGCAGGCGGTCGTGCCCCCCGGCCTGGACTGGCAGGTGCCCGGCGCGGTCGCCGACGACGGCCAGTCCGCCGCGGAGCTCGACGGCATCGACGTCGTGGTGACCGCAGCGGCGGTGGGCATCGCGGTGACCGGCACCATCGTGCTCGACCACCGACCCGACCAGGGGCGTCGCGCCCTGACCCTGGTGCCCGACCACCACGTCTGCGTCGTGCGGGCCTCGCAGGTGGTGGCGACGGTCCCCGAGGCGGTCGCCGCCCTGGACCCGGCCCGGCCGCTGACGTGGATCAGCGGCCCCTCGGCGACCAGCGACATCGAGCTGAGCCGGGTCGAGGGTGTGCACGGTCCGCGCCGCCTCGAGGTCCTGCTCGTCACGGATGCGTAG
- a CDS encoding NAD(P)H-binding protein has translation MIVLVAGTTGYVGSRLVPLLLREGHEVHAGTRSRSALDDYFWADRVTPVDLDVNDPESCRAAAEGVDAVVYLVHGLSGDDFREKDKKAAQNVADAVTAAGVGRVVYLSGLVPDVPESELSEHIVSRLEVERVLTDTAATTITLRAAVLVGAASTSFEVVRQISDRLPVQPLPRWMDSEVQPIAVVDVLEALVGALRVPGPSRHYDVGGTERLSYGDLIRTYADVAGTRRLAVTVPGLPTKLVGKLAGRLTDVDGPTVESLVESLQHSMVCAEDDFRSDLLPVGHELVGLRDALARALRDPDPATPGGERDAMAPMPHDPAWVGSPDS, from the coding sequence ATGATCGTCCTGGTCGCCGGCACGACCGGCTACGTCGGCTCCCGGCTCGTCCCGCTGCTGCTCCGCGAGGGCCACGAGGTCCACGCCGGGACGCGCAGCCGCTCGGCGCTCGACGACTACTTCTGGGCCGACCGGGTGACCCCGGTCGACCTCGACGTCAACGACCCCGAGAGCTGCCGCGCAGCGGCGGAGGGCGTGGACGCCGTCGTCTACCTCGTCCACGGGCTGTCCGGCGACGACTTCCGGGAGAAGGACAAGAAGGCCGCGCAGAACGTCGCCGACGCCGTGACCGCCGCGGGGGTGGGCCGCGTGGTCTACCTCTCCGGCCTGGTCCCCGACGTGCCCGAGAGCGAGCTGTCCGAGCACATCGTCTCCCGTCTCGAGGTGGAGCGGGTCCTCACCGACACCGCGGCGACGACGATCACGCTGCGCGCCGCCGTGCTGGTCGGCGCCGCCTCCACGTCCTTCGAGGTCGTGCGGCAGATCAGCGACCGGCTGCCCGTGCAGCCGCTCCCACGCTGGATGGACTCCGAGGTCCAGCCGATCGCCGTCGTCGACGTGCTCGAGGCCCTCGTGGGTGCGCTGCGGGTGCCCGGTCCGTCGCGTCACTACGACGTCGGCGGCACCGAGCGGCTCAGCTACGGCGACCTCATCCGCACCTACGCCGACGTGGCCGGCACCCGCCGGTTGGCCGTCACGGTCCCCGGCCTGCCCACCAAGCTGGTCGGCAAGCTCGCGGGGCGTCTCACCGACGTCGACGGACCGACCGTGGAGTCGCTGGTGGAGAGCCTCCAGCACAGCATGGTCTGCGCCGAGGACGACTTCCGCTCGGACCTGCTGCCGGTCGGGCACGAGCTGGTGGGTCTCCGTGACGCGCTGGCCCGCGCCCTGCGCGACCCCGACCCGGCCACCCCGGGCGGTGAGCGCGACGCGATGGCGCCGATGCCGCACGACCCCGCGTGGGTCGGCAGCCCCGACTCCTGA
- a CDS encoding lactate utilization protein B encodes MTATFVGMPVFPTAARAALADTQLRRNLAHATSTIRAKRLSVVSEVEEWEDLRLAGAAIKDQALLDLDQHLLRLEERLTANGAIVHWARDAAEACAIVAQVARDHEVDEVVKVKSMATAEIELNERLAEHGIAAWETDLAELIVQLGDDLPSHILVPAIHRNRAEIREIFLTRMAGAGKAAPADLTDDPPELAAAARQHLREKFLRAKVGISGANFAVADTGTLVVVESEGNGRMCLTLPEVLVSVVGIEKVLPTWTDLEVFLQTLPRSSTGERMNPYTSTWSGVTPGDGPQEVHVVLLDNGRTRALADEVGRQALRCIRCSACLNVCPVYERTGGHAYGSVYPGPIGAILNPLLRGPGSGDQVDSLPYASTLCGACFEACPVRIDIPTVLVDLRAQVVDAHRGGVPSAQSVAMKGAAWTFGSGARLRAATRASGLLGDVVRRFGRRSLPGGRSALGRLPGPGAAWSGARDMPTPPSESFRAWWRRTAGGTSETSGARDPEGGPGTPRPNPGTPTTTGDRSPDQSADPSGRPAAGPLDRGVGGGAL; translated from the coding sequence GTGACCGCGACCTTCGTCGGCATGCCGGTCTTCCCCACCGCGGCCCGGGCCGCGCTGGCCGACACCCAGCTGCGTCGCAACCTCGCCCACGCGACCTCGACCATCCGGGCCAAGCGCCTCAGCGTGGTCTCGGAGGTGGAGGAGTGGGAGGACCTGCGCCTGGCCGGGGCCGCGATCAAGGACCAGGCGCTGCTCGACCTCGACCAGCACCTGCTGCGCCTCGAGGAGAGGCTGACGGCCAACGGCGCGATCGTGCACTGGGCCCGGGACGCGGCGGAGGCCTGCGCGATCGTGGCCCAGGTCGCCCGCGACCACGAGGTCGACGAGGTCGTCAAGGTCAAGTCGATGGCCACCGCCGAGATCGAGCTCAACGAGCGCCTGGCCGAGCACGGCATCGCCGCCTGGGAGACCGACCTGGCCGAGCTGATCGTGCAGCTGGGCGACGACCTGCCCTCCCACATCCTGGTGCCCGCGATCCACCGCAACCGGGCCGAGATCCGCGAAATCTTCCTGACGCGGATGGCCGGGGCGGGCAAGGCGGCACCCGCCGACCTGACCGACGACCCGCCGGAGCTCGCCGCAGCGGCGCGCCAGCACCTGCGGGAGAAGTTCCTGCGGGCCAAGGTCGGCATCAGCGGCGCCAACTTCGCCGTCGCCGACACCGGCACGCTCGTCGTGGTGGAGTCGGAGGGCAACGGCCGGATGTGCCTGACCCTGCCCGAGGTCCTGGTGTCGGTGGTCGGCATCGAGAAGGTGCTGCCGACCTGGACCGACCTCGAGGTGTTCCTGCAGACGCTGCCGCGCTCGTCCACCGGCGAGCGCATGAACCCCTACACCTCGACGTGGTCGGGCGTCACGCCCGGCGACGGCCCGCAGGAGGTGCACGTGGTGCTGCTCGACAACGGCCGCACCCGCGCGCTGGCCGACGAGGTCGGGCGTCAGGCACTGCGCTGCATCCGGTGCTCGGCGTGCCTGAACGTGTGCCCGGTCTACGAGCGCACCGGCGGCCACGCCTACGGCTCGGTCTACCCCGGTCCCATCGGCGCCATCCTCAACCCGCTGCTCCGGGGCCCGGGCTCGGGGGACCAGGTTGACAGCCTGCCCTACGCCTCGACGCTGTGCGGGGCCTGCTTCGAGGCCTGCCCGGTGCGCATCGACATCCCGACCGTGCTCGTCGACCTGCGCGCCCAGGTCGTCGACGCCCACCGGGGCGGGGTGCCCTCTGCACAGTCCGTGGCGATGAAGGGCGCGGCCTGGACCTTCGGGAGCGGCGCCCGGTTGCGGGCCGCCACCCGCGCCTCGGGGCTCCTCGGCGACGTCGTACGCCGCTTCGGCCGGCGGTCGCTGCCGGGCGGCCGCTCCGCACTCGGTCGGCTGCCGGGACCGGGGGCGGCGTGGAGCGGGGCGCGGGACATGCCCACCCCGCCGTCGGAGTCCTTCCGGGCGTGGTGGCGACGCACCGCGGGCGGCACGTCCGAGACCTCCGGGGCCCGCGACCCCGAGGGTGGTCCCGGCACCCCCCGCCCGAACCCGGGCACCCCGACGACGACCGGTGACCGCAGCCCCGACCAGTCGGCCGACCCGTCGGGCCGGCCGGCCGCCGGTCCGCTGGACCGTGGCGTCGGCGGAGGAGCGCTGTGA
- a CDS encoding DICT sensory domain-containing protein, translating into MNTLSKSAQADSPPSSLSIGQLAEAAGVAPATLRMWESRHGFPVPQRLESGHRRYAPEDVARVRQVLAHRDAGIRLDRAIDLVGAPGDATTDSGSRSVFADLRRRHPHLLPQRLRKSTLLALSWAIEDEFCAQAERPRIFGSFQRTTYFERAAQRWAELSRISRSTFVYADFAETGTQDRITRVGLDETDPMRREWSVICDAPGLSAALTAWELPGQEKVPDAHRRFESIWTVDPRAVRDAARTSVEVAHGRGAPEAAPLLYEMADTPPLAVADLESVSTMFNRMVGYVDRYGR; encoded by the coding sequence ATGAACACACTCTCCAAGTCTGCGCAAGCGGACTCCCCACCTTCGTCGCTGAGCATCGGCCAGCTCGCGGAGGCGGCCGGCGTCGCGCCGGCCACCCTGCGCATGTGGGAGTCGCGCCACGGCTTCCCGGTGCCCCAGCGGCTGGAGAGTGGTCACCGTCGCTACGCCCCGGAGGACGTCGCGCGCGTCCGCCAGGTCCTGGCCCACCGCGACGCCGGCATCCGTCTGGACCGGGCGATCGACCTGGTCGGCGCCCCGGGTGACGCCACCACCGACTCCGGCTCCCGGTCGGTCTTCGCCGACCTGCGCCGACGCCACCCGCACCTGCTACCCCAGCGGTTGAGGAAGTCGACGCTGCTCGCGCTGTCGTGGGCCATCGAGGACGAGTTCTGCGCCCAGGCCGAGCGGCCGCGCATCTTCGGCTCGTTCCAGCGCACGACGTACTTCGAGCGGGCGGCCCAGCGCTGGGCCGAGCTCTCGCGGATCTCTCGCTCGACCTTCGTGTACGCCGACTTCGCCGAGACCGGCACCCAGGACCGGATCACGCGGGTCGGCCTGGACGAGACCGACCCGATGCGTCGCGAGTGGTCGGTGATCTGCGACGCCCCCGGGCTGTCGGCGGCCCTCACGGCCTGGGAGCTCCCCGGCCAGGAGAAGGTCCCCGACGCCCACCGGCGCTTCGAGAGCATCTGGACCGTCGACCCCCGCGCCGTGCGCGACGCGGCCCGCACCAGCGTGGAGGTCGCCCACGGACGCGGGGCACCGGAGGCCGCGCCCCTGCTCTACGAGATGGCCGACACCCCACCACTGGCGGTGGCCGACCTCGAGTCGGTCTCGACGATGTTCAACCGCATGGTGGGCTACGTCGACCGGTACGGCCGATGA
- a CDS encoding SpoIIE family protein phosphatase has translation MTPDAGSATLPSTAYGEFFHAAPVAMIVLRAADLVMLEANQPYLDAVGKTLDELADRYVFDVFPNSPTNAGSDQESDLRSLMTAAVATQRPVTVRGFRYDIPRGDGFDVRWWNVVETPVLEDGEVVYLLHYTEDVTDLHRARTQLTEAQAAQEISAAQVTRLAEVALSLTEAETVEDLERIVVTGGLTVLGADGGAVVTPTPSGEWRVTLSESLGPDVRSTYATLPYDSPLAGQVSARTGALVLLRDRADCAAFAPEMAAVSDETGRSAWACLPLSVQDRTIGSIAVGWVEPQVFTQQSVELMEGFAAQCATALDRLEKAEELRRSSRRFQDLAESLQSAMLTEPAAGGGMEVTVRYRSADDVAQVGGDWYDAFTQPDGATMLAIGDVSGHDEVAAAKMGQIRGLLRALAYDAEDRPHGDSPATVLTRLEYVAQGLAVSELSTAILARIEEATEAPGRVLRWSNAGNAPPVVLQPDGSTLLLDDKSDLLLGVDPTFPRQDHEMVLDPGATLLLYTDGLIERRGTSIDVGIADLRSALGALAGVPLGHLCDNVLEMLAPHTGEDDIALIAVRV, from the coding sequence ATGACCCCCGACGCGGGCAGCGCGACCCTGCCCTCCACCGCCTACGGGGAGTTCTTCCACGCGGCGCCCGTGGCCATGATCGTGCTGCGCGCCGCCGACCTGGTCATGCTGGAGGCGAACCAGCCCTACCTCGACGCGGTCGGCAAGACCCTCGACGAGCTGGCCGACCGCTACGTCTTCGACGTGTTCCCCAACAGCCCCACCAACGCCGGCTCCGACCAGGAGAGCGACCTCCGGTCGCTGATGACCGCGGCGGTCGCGACGCAGCGGCCGGTGACCGTGCGCGGCTTCCGCTACGACATCCCGCGCGGCGACGGCTTCGACGTCCGCTGGTGGAACGTCGTGGAGACCCCCGTCCTCGAGGACGGCGAGGTGGTCTACCTCCTGCACTACACCGAGGACGTCACCGACCTGCACCGGGCGCGCACCCAGCTCACCGAGGCCCAGGCGGCCCAGGAGATCTCGGCCGCGCAGGTGACCCGCCTCGCCGAGGTGGCGCTGTCGCTCACCGAGGCGGAGACCGTGGAGGACCTCGAGCGGATCGTGGTCACCGGCGGCCTGACCGTGCTCGGCGCCGACGGCGGTGCGGTGGTCACGCCGACCCCGAGCGGGGAGTGGCGCGTCACCCTGAGCGAGTCGCTGGGGCCCGACGTGCGCTCGACGTACGCGACCCTGCCCTACGACAGCCCCCTGGCCGGCCAGGTGTCCGCCCGGACCGGCGCGCTGGTGCTGCTGCGCGACCGCGCCGACTGCGCGGCCTTCGCCCCCGAGATGGCCGCGGTGAGCGACGAGACCGGTCGCTCGGCCTGGGCCTGCCTGCCGCTGTCGGTGCAGGACCGCACCATCGGCTCGATCGCCGTGGGCTGGGTCGAGCCGCAGGTCTTCACCCAGCAGAGCGTCGAGCTGATGGAGGGGTTCGCGGCGCAGTGCGCCACGGCCCTGGACCGGCTGGAGAAGGCGGAGGAGCTGCGGCGCAGCTCGCGCCGCTTCCAGGACCTCGCCGAGTCGCTGCAGAGCGCGATGCTGACCGAGCCCGCGGCGGGCGGGGGCATGGAGGTCACGGTGCGCTACCGCAGCGCCGACGACGTCGCCCAGGTCGGCGGCGACTGGTACGACGCCTTCACCCAGCCCGACGGGGCCACGATGCTGGCCATCGGCGACGTCTCGGGCCACGACGAGGTGGCGGCGGCGAAGATGGGCCAGATCCGCGGCCTCCTCCGCGCGCTGGCGTACGACGCCGAGGACCGCCCGCACGGCGACTCGCCGGCCACCGTCCTCACCCGTCTGGAGTACGTCGCCCAGGGGCTGGCGGTCTCCGAGCTCAGCACGGCGATCCTCGCGCGCATCGAGGAGGCGACCGAGGCTCCCGGACGCGTGCTGCGCTGGAGCAACGCCGGCAACGCCCCGCCCGTGGTGCTGCAGCCCGACGGCAGCACGCTGCTGCTCGACGACAAGTCCGACCTGCTGCTCGGGGTCGACCCGACCTTCCCGCGCCAGGACCACGAGATGGTGCTGGACCCCGGGGCGACGCTGCTGCTCTACACCGACGGGCTCATCGAGCGCCGCGGCACCTCGATCGACGTGGGCATCGCCGACCTGCGCAGCGCGCTGGGCGCGCTGGCCGGCGTGCCGCTGGGCCACCTGTGCGACAACGTGCTGGAGATGCTGGCCCCGCACACCGGCGAGGACGACATCGCCCTCATCGCCGTCCGGGTCTGA
- a CDS encoding ATP-binding protein, which translates to MGSRRGVGTVVSSMVFAAVYAAAMELGLSLPIDGASLAVIWPACGVAAVWLLCRQERFPVLDLALLAVVTFVVNDAVGVGVPMSVTFTVVNLVQALLVVHLLRRLAPDLWGCGGQGTFDRLHTLFVGVAASAVSSAVAACIAAAGFTAFVAPPTWLNMTVHWGRNSFGMLIVLTTAHLVAHALRGDGRRTLPAAFRARAGELGGLVVVSVAVYVGVFGQLDLPLAFLPLMVTLWAGLRFSSSVVALHGLTASVVALAATLAGTGPLAGVSDDAARALLVQLLMSIFVVSGLSLAASRHEAGLLLEQARTGQRAATEQAAVLSTVIDAMSQGLVVLDRRGRVVRANHVGRGVIAAPSFVLAGSEPYGEEFTWEQVAEIIVCERTPCAFDLRVDGGAGARTVVHVRSTPLPVSSDDPEAGEEATVVVLDDVTADRAAREELQTFASSVAHDLRTPLTAVKGWAVQLRSLGEDGPVERDTATAMLDRVVDNADRMNDLIADLLDHATTQGGELQTRLASVSRLANRVAEQVGVRGVTTVERTPLVLCDKALVAQLLTNLLQNAVKYVDDGVTARVHLAARTEGDHVRFCLTDNGAGIHPAERERVFERFYRGSTSQPGTGLGLFICRTIVERHGGTIHVEEGPGGVGSSFVFTLPAAVARTADATRSAGISA; encoded by the coding sequence ATGGGTTCACGACGGGGTGTCGGCACGGTGGTGTCGTCGATGGTCTTCGCGGCGGTGTACGCCGCCGCGATGGAGCTCGGCCTCTCGTTGCCGATCGACGGGGCGTCGCTCGCCGTCATCTGGCCCGCCTGCGGTGTCGCTGCGGTGTGGCTGCTGTGCCGGCAGGAACGCTTCCCCGTCCTCGACCTGGCCCTGCTGGCCGTCGTCACCTTCGTCGTCAACGACGCCGTCGGGGTGGGCGTTCCCATGTCGGTCACCTTCACCGTGGTCAACCTCGTCCAGGCCCTTCTGGTCGTGCACCTGCTGCGACGCCTCGCGCCCGACCTGTGGGGCTGCGGCGGGCAGGGCACCTTCGACCGGCTGCACACCCTCTTCGTCGGCGTCGCGGCGAGCGCGGTCAGCTCGGCCGTGGCCGCGTGCATCGCAGCGGCCGGCTTCACGGCGTTCGTCGCCCCGCCCACGTGGCTGAACATGACGGTGCACTGGGGACGCAACAGCTTCGGCATGCTGATCGTGCTGACCACCGCGCACCTCGTCGCGCACGCCCTGCGTGGGGACGGTCGCCGTACGCTGCCGGCCGCGTTCCGCGCCCGTGCCGGCGAGCTCGGAGGGCTCGTGGTCGTCTCCGTTGCGGTCTACGTCGGCGTGTTCGGCCAGCTCGACCTCCCCCTGGCGTTCCTGCCCCTGATGGTCACGCTCTGGGCGGGCCTGCGGTTCAGCTCGTCCGTCGTCGCGCTGCACGGGCTGACCGCGTCGGTGGTGGCGCTGGCCGCCACCCTGGCCGGGACCGGACCGTTGGCAGGCGTCAGCGACGACGCTGCGCGCGCCCTGCTGGTGCAGCTGCTGATGTCGATCTTCGTCGTCAGCGGCCTCAGCCTCGCCGCGAGCCGGCACGAGGCCGGGCTGCTGCTCGAGCAGGCCCGCACCGGGCAGCGCGCGGCCACCGAGCAGGCCGCCGTGCTGTCGACGGTGATCGACGCCATGAGCCAGGGACTCGTGGTGCTCGACCGCCGCGGCCGGGTCGTGCGCGCCAACCACGTCGGCCGCGGGGTCATCGCCGCTCCGTCGTTCGTGCTCGCCGGGTCCGAGCCGTACGGCGAGGAGTTCACCTGGGAGCAGGTGGCCGAGATCATCGTGTGCGAGCGCACCCCCTGCGCCTTCGACCTCCGCGTCGACGGCGGGGCCGGCGCCCGCACCGTCGTCCACGTGCGCAGCACCCCCCTGCCGGTGTCCTCCGACGACCCGGAGGCCGGCGAGGAGGCGACGGTGGTGGTGCTCGACGACGTCACCGCCGACCGCGCCGCCCGCGAGGAGCTGCAGACGTTCGCCTCCTCGGTGGCCCACGACCTCCGCACCCCGTTGACGGCCGTCAAGGGGTGGGCGGTCCAGCTGCGCAGCCTCGGCGAGGACGGTCCCGTCGAGAGGGACACCGCGACCGCGATGCTCGACCGCGTGGTCGACAACGCCGACCGCATGAACGACCTCATCGCCGACCTCCTCGACCACGCCACCACGCAGGGCGGGGAGCTCCAGACCCGGCTCGCCTCGGTGTCGCGGCTCGCCAACCGGGTCGCCGAGCAGGTCGGCGTCCGCGGCGTCACGACGGTGGAGCGGACCCCGCTCGTGCTGTGCGACAAGGCCCTCGTGGCCCAGCTGCTCACGAACCTGCTGCAGAACGCCGTGAAGTACGTCGACGACGGCGTCACCGCCCGCGTGCACCTCGCCGCCCGCACCGAGGGCGACCACGTGCGCTTCTGCCTCACCGACAACGGCGCCGGCATCCACCCCGCCGAGCGCGAGCGGGTCTTCGAGCGCTTCTACCGCGGCTCCACCTCGCAGCCGGGCACCGGTCTGGGGCTCTTCATCTGCCGCACCATCGTCGAACGCCACGGCGGCACCATCCACGTCGAGGAGGGCCCGGGAGGGGTCGGCAGCTCGTTCGTCTTCACGCTGCCGGCGGCCGTGGCCCGCACCGCCGACGCGACCCGCTCGGCCGGCATCTCCGCCTGA
- a CDS encoding SDR family oxidoreductase — MSTVAIVGGHGQIARLLHGELTERGHTPVALVRKEEQADTLQAEGVEARLLDIEAADEGQFATAFSGCDVVVFAAGGGADGNKFRKLSVDLGGSLKSIAGARRAGVTRFVQISAIDVDNELPEDTDEVWRAYVEAKRDADKALRGSDLDWTVIRPGRLTDDPATGRVALGDDVERAEVTRADVAAVVAAVIDDPSSIGRQWNLVGGDTPVADAVSAAGRA; from the coding sequence ATGAGCACAGTAGCCATCGTCGGCGGACACGGACAGATCGCACGCCTCCTGCACGGGGAGCTGACCGAGCGTGGTCACACCCCGGTGGCGCTGGTGCGCAAGGAGGAGCAGGCGGACACCCTGCAGGCCGAGGGCGTCGAGGCCCGGCTGCTCGACATCGAGGCCGCGGACGAGGGGCAGTTCGCCACCGCGTTCAGCGGCTGCGACGTCGTCGTGTTCGCGGCGGGCGGCGGTGCCGACGGCAACAAGTTCCGCAAGCTCTCGGTGGACCTCGGTGGGTCCCTGAAGTCGATCGCCGGCGCCCGCCGGGCCGGTGTCACCCGCTTCGTGCAGATCTCCGCGATCGACGTCGACAACGAGCTCCCGGAGGACACCGACGAGGTGTGGCGGGCCTACGTCGAGGCGAAGCGGGACGCCGACAAGGCGCTGCGCGGCAGCGACCTGGACTGGACCGTGATCCGCCCGGGCCGTCTGACCGACGACCCCGCGACGGGGCGGGTGGCGCTCGGCGACGACGTCGAGCGTGCCGAGGTCACCCGGGCCGACGTGGCCGCGGTCGTGGCCGCCGTCATCGACGACCCCTCGAGCATCGGACGTCAGTGGAACCTGGTCGGGGGCGACACCCCCGTCGCGGACGCCGTCTCCGCCGCCGGTCGCGCCTGA